One window of the Azospirillum sp. TSH58 genome contains the following:
- a CDS encoding putative quinol monooxygenase — translation MAVNTAAIDPQSSCLTLINVYEVEPEKQAALAKALSESTENTIRHEPGFVSVCIHSSLDGKKVVNYAQWASREHFENFMKKPETQEQIRRFAGLATAVAPSLYTVDAVHAV, via the coding sequence ATGGCCGTGAACACCGCCGCGATCGACCCTCAGTCCTCATGCCTGACGCTGATCAACGTTTACGAGGTCGAGCCGGAGAAGCAGGCCGCCTTGGCGAAGGCCCTCTCGGAATCGACCGAAAACACCATTCGCCACGAACCCGGCTTCGTATCGGTCTGCATCCACAGCAGCCTCGACGGGAAGAAGGTCGTGAACTACGCTCAATGGGCCTCCAGGGAGCACTTCGAGAACTTCATGAAGAAGCCCGAGACGCAAGAGCAAATCAGGCGTTTCGCCGGTCTCGCGACAGCGGTCGCGCCGAGCCTCTACACGGTCGACGCCGTTCACGCGGTGTAA
- a CDS encoding response regulator transcription factor, whose amino-acid sequence MRAVLVEPNPLIADALGRQLGMGKIRYDRQDWAGLEELLQQQGAEGLGYDAIVLGSVDDPARCVAALRAHQVGAAILCLLDRRCVATTVELLHAGADDVLVKPVVSAEVRARIEVARRRSRGLLSNAVRVGQLTVFLDGRDPEVGGERLRLSQREHAILGVLAAHHRRVVSKEHIYDEVYGLSGADPLDKVIDVYICKLRKKIAEATGGARYIETVYGRGYKFEAPPEHEDPAPALPARRALPGYVGFGRGVGEARLAG is encoded by the coding sequence ATGCGTGCTGTCCTGGTTGAACCGAACCCCCTGATCGCCGACGCGCTCGGCCGTCAGCTCGGCATGGGGAAGATCCGCTACGACCGCCAGGACTGGGCCGGGCTGGAGGAACTTCTGCAACAGCAGGGCGCCGAGGGGCTTGGCTACGACGCCATCGTGCTGGGCAGCGTCGACGACCCGGCGCGCTGCGTGGCGGCGCTGCGGGCGCATCAGGTCGGGGCGGCGATCCTCTGCCTGCTCGACCGGCGCTGCGTGGCGACGACGGTGGAACTTCTCCACGCCGGGGCCGACGACGTGCTGGTCAAGCCGGTGGTCAGCGCCGAGGTGCGGGCGCGCATCGAGGTGGCGCGGCGGCGCTCGCGCGGCCTGCTGAGCAACGCGGTGCGGGTGGGCCAGTTGACGGTGTTCCTCGACGGACGCGACCCGGAGGTCGGCGGCGAGCGGCTGCGGCTGAGCCAGCGCGAGCACGCCATCCTCGGCGTGCTGGCCGCCCACCACCGCCGCGTGGTCTCCAAGGAGCACATCTACGACGAGGTCTACGGCCTGTCCGGCGCCGACCCGCTCGACAAGGTCATCGACGTCTACATCTGCAAGCTCCGCAAGAAGATCGCCGAGGCCACCGGCGGCGCCCGCTACATCGAGACCGTCTACGGACGCGGCTACAAGTTCGAGGCACCGCCCGAGCATGAGGACCCTGCCCCGGCCCTGCCGGCGCGCCGGGCGCTGCCGGGCTACGTGGGGTTCGGCCGCGGGGTCGGCGAGGCGCGGCTGGCGGGGTGA
- a CDS encoding bifunctional 2-polyprenyl-6-hydroxyphenol methylase/3-demethylubiquinol 3-O-methyltransferase UbiG encodes MTTMTLKDALAEVLDPRDRTVVDVGCGDGSLTRHFAGLGARAIGIEISEGQLARARKAEPVAGADYRVGKGEALPLEDASVDAIVYSNSFHHLPLAVMADAMAEAARALKPGGTLVVVEPIADGAYFEVILPIEDETEVRAAAYDTLKHPPLPLQAVDETVYGTVVRYRDADHYLTHVTAVDPARRERLPPVEAEVRRRFAANGRTDAEGMTAFDQPMRRMVFRKRT; translated from the coding sequence ATGACGACGATGACCTTGAAGGACGCCCTGGCCGAGGTTCTGGACCCACGGGACCGGACCGTGGTGGATGTCGGCTGCGGCGACGGATCGCTGACCCGCCATTTCGCGGGGCTCGGCGCCCGGGCCATCGGCATCGAGATCAGCGAGGGCCAGCTCGCCCGCGCCCGCAAGGCGGAGCCGGTGGCCGGCGCCGACTACCGCGTCGGCAAGGGCGAGGCGCTGCCGCTGGAGGACGCGTCGGTGGACGCCATCGTCTACTCCAACAGCTTCCACCATCTGCCGCTGGCGGTCATGGCCGACGCGATGGCCGAGGCGGCGCGGGCGCTCAAGCCCGGCGGCACGCTGGTGGTGGTGGAGCCGATCGCCGACGGCGCCTATTTCGAGGTCATCCTGCCCATCGAGGACGAGACGGAGGTGCGCGCCGCCGCCTACGACACGCTGAAGCACCCGCCGCTGCCGCTGCAGGCGGTGGACGAGACGGTCTACGGCACGGTGGTGCGCTACCGCGACGCCGATCACTACCTGACCCACGTCACCGCCGTCGACCCGGCGCGGCGCGAGCGCCTGCCACCGGTGGAGGCCGAGGTTCGCCGCCGCTTCGCCGCCAACGGGCGGACCGACGCCGAGGGAATGACCGCCTTCGACCAGCCGATGCGGCGCATGGTCTTCCGGAAGCGGACGTAA
- a CDS encoding MarC family protein, with amino-acid sequence MFESFLLAFTALFSIVNPIGMALIFSQVTAGRNHGERVQVATLVAVYSAIVMLAALWAGSYVLNFFGISLAALRIAGGFVVAERAWALLSAPEAQEARKQEQAAPVEDARESAFFPLTIPFTTGPGTISVAIALGATRPADAAGLTNFFIGVSAAALAIALLIWLSYRSADRLVELLGHTRARVLTRLFAFLLLCVGVQILLTGILDAFPVLASGR; translated from the coding sequence ATGTTCGAAAGCTTTCTTCTCGCCTTCACGGCGCTGTTCTCGATCGTCAACCCCATCGGCATGGCGCTGATCTTCAGCCAGGTGACGGCGGGGCGCAACCACGGCGAGCGGGTGCAGGTCGCCACGCTGGTCGCCGTCTATTCCGCCATCGTCATGCTGGCGGCCCTGTGGGCGGGGTCCTATGTGCTGAACTTCTTCGGCATCTCGCTGGCGGCGCTGCGGATCGCCGGCGGCTTCGTCGTGGCGGAGCGCGCCTGGGCGCTGCTGAGCGCGCCGGAAGCGCAGGAGGCCCGCAAGCAGGAGCAGGCCGCCCCGGTGGAGGACGCGAGGGAGTCCGCCTTCTTCCCCCTGACCATCCCCTTCACCACCGGCCCCGGCACCATCTCCGTCGCCATCGCGCTGGGCGCCACCCGCCCGGCGGACGCCGCCGGCCTGACGAACTTCTTCATCGGCGTGTCGGCGGCGGCGCTGGCCATCGCGCTGCTGATCTGGCTGTCCTACCGCTCCGCCGACCGGCTGGTGGAGCTGCTCGGCCACACCCGCGCCCGCGTGCTGACGCGGCTGTTCGCCTTCCTGCTGCTCTGTGTCGGCGTCCAGATCCTGCTGACCGGCATCCTGGACGCCTTCCCCGTGCTGGCCTCGGGGCGTTGA
- a CDS encoding Glu/Leu/Phe/Val dehydrogenase dimerization domain-containing protein encodes MPLFDHPDFDDHEQVVFCSDAASGLRAVVAVHDTALGPALGGCRMWPYASDEEALRDALRLSRGMTYKSALAGLPLGGGKSVIIGNPRTDKSEALLRAMGRHVERLGGRYIVAEDSGTGVPDIKTMALETAHVSGVVEKAIAGGGTRSGDPSPSTAYGVFVGLQAAVRHRLNRTDLEGLTVAIQGVGSVGGHLARYLAEAGARLWVADIDEAQARRVADRVGATPVSPDAVFDLEVDVFAPCALGAVLNDGTIPRLTCPVVAGAANNQLAEARHGQALADRGILYAPDYVINAGGVIDVYYERAGYDHGRVMDHIERIADTLTEIFARADMERKPTAAVADRMARQRVGRAR; translated from the coding sequence GTGCCGCTGTTCGACCATCCCGATTTCGACGACCATGAGCAGGTGGTCTTCTGCTCCGACGCCGCGTCCGGCCTGCGCGCCGTCGTCGCCGTGCACGACACCGCGCTCGGCCCGGCGCTGGGGGGCTGCCGCATGTGGCCCTATGCCAGCGACGAGGAGGCCCTGCGCGACGCGCTGCGCCTGTCGCGCGGCATGACCTACAAGTCGGCCCTGGCCGGCCTGCCGCTGGGCGGCGGCAAGTCGGTCATCATCGGCAACCCGCGCACGGACAAGAGCGAGGCGCTGCTGCGGGCCATGGGGCGCCACGTCGAACGGCTGGGCGGACGCTACATCGTCGCCGAGGATTCCGGCACCGGGGTTCCCGACATCAAGACCATGGCGCTGGAAACCGCCCATGTCTCCGGCGTGGTGGAGAAGGCGATCGCGGGCGGCGGCACGCGCAGCGGCGACCCCTCCCCCTCCACCGCCTACGGCGTCTTCGTCGGGCTTCAGGCCGCGGTGCGCCATCGCCTGAACCGCACCGACCTGGAGGGGCTGACCGTCGCCATCCAGGGCGTGGGCAGCGTCGGCGGGCATCTCGCCCGCTATCTGGCCGAGGCCGGGGCGCGGCTGTGGGTCGCCGACATCGACGAGGCGCAGGCCCGGCGCGTGGCCGACCGCGTGGGCGCCACGCCGGTGTCCCCGGACGCCGTCTTCGATCTGGAGGTGGACGTCTTCGCCCCCTGCGCGCTGGGCGCCGTTCTGAACGACGGCACGATCCCGCGGCTGACCTGCCCGGTCGTCGCGGGAGCGGCCAACAACCAGCTCGCCGAGGCCCGGCACGGGCAGGCGCTGGCCGACCGCGGCATCCTCTACGCCCCCGATTACGTCATCAACGCCGGCGGGGTGATCGATGTGTATTACGAGCGCGCCGGCTACGACCACGGCCGCGTGATGGACCATATCGAGCGGATCGCCGACACGCTGACGGAGATCTTCGCCCGCGCCGACATGGAGCGCAAGCCGACCGCCGCCGTCGCCGACCGCATGGCCCGCCAGCGGGTGGGGCGCGCCCGCTGA
- a CDS encoding DUF2076 domain-containing protein has protein sequence MLPWTRDPQTSPTPSTAFRPPPDATARPADDAPGRDRTIPQTTESTSTAMDQTERQIIDDLFAKLRQAEAQSGPRDPQAEAHIRDTIARQPGAPYLMAQAIVMLEQALAASQNQNQELERQLQERPAAAAGGGGIFGGLFGGGAKPAPAPQQQRPGGSPWGQAPGAAPAYGDPRVAAYAQQPQRAGGGFMAGAMQTAMGVAGGMLIGSALSSAFSGGGEAIAQEAQGAVDQVAEEIPSEEDSWGGFGGDEEF, from the coding sequence ATGCTCCCATGGACCCGCGATCCCCAGACCTCTCCCACACCCTCCACAGCTTTCCGGCCCCCTCCGGACGCCACCGCCCGCCCGGCGGACGACGCGCCGGGGCGCGACCGGACCATCCCTCAAACCACCGAGAGCACGAGCACCGCCATGGACCAGACCGAACGCCAGATCATTGACGACCTCTTCGCCAAGCTGCGTCAGGCCGAGGCCCAGTCCGGCCCGCGCGACCCGCAGGCCGAAGCCCACATCCGCGACACCATCGCCCGCCAGCCGGGCGCGCCCTACCTGATGGCCCAGGCCATCGTCATGCTGGAGCAGGCGCTGGCCGCCTCGCAGAACCAGAACCAGGAGCTGGAGCGCCAGCTTCAGGAGCGCCCGGCCGCGGCGGCCGGCGGTGGCGGCATCTTCGGCGGCCTGTTCGGCGGCGGCGCCAAGCCGGCCCCGGCCCCGCAGCAGCAGCGCCCCGGCGGCTCGCCCTGGGGTCAGGCGCCCGGCGCCGCCCCGGCCTACGGCGACCCGCGCGTCGCGGCCTACGCCCAGCAGCCGCAGCGGGCCGGCGGCGGCTTCATGGCCGGCGCCATGCAGACCGCCATGGGCGTGGCCGGCGGCATGCTGATCGGCAGCGCGCTGTCCAGCGCCTTCTCCGGCGGCGGCGAGGCCATCGCCCAGGAGGCCCAGGGCGCCGTCGATCAGGTCGCCGAGGAGATTCCCAGCGAAGAGGATTCCTGGGGCGGCTTCGGCGGGGACGAGGAGTTCTGA
- a CDS encoding AI-2E family transporter, with amino-acid sequence MAQREDADGNRRWSIDRMTLGLWLLGLLAALAVLWGLGAASPVLIPLAGAFFVAVAVAPVGRWVRDRVPPRLALLGPLAAMLTVLLVLAVFAGGLWFVGQRVAGEVPRHAEELQRLWEQANGWIDGLREQFLGDSGGNSGGNSDNGGGGAEALSGLVASVLTAAREAVSTLVIVLFLALLMLVEAPVWREKIVKTLGPERCATTVTAVAAIAQQFRRFLLVSTTLGLITGALYIGWLSLFGIDFLFLWGFLAFLLNYIPVIGSVTAGAMPVLMALAQGGSTTALMVAGGLLVIEQVMGNFIGPRLEGRQLAISPLVIVSSLLLWSWLWGAAGTVLAVPMTVLIAIALSHIDALRPFAFVLSDKSDRRRFEARTRPE; translated from the coding sequence TTGGCACAGCGGGAGGACGCGGACGGAAATCGGCGCTGGTCCATCGACCGGATGACGCTCGGCCTCTGGCTGCTCGGGCTGCTGGCCGCCCTGGCCGTGCTGTGGGGCCTCGGCGCCGCGTCGCCCGTCCTCATCCCGCTGGCCGGGGCCTTCTTCGTGGCGGTCGCCGTGGCGCCGGTCGGGCGCTGGGTGCGCGACCGGGTGCCGCCGCGGCTGGCCCTGCTCGGCCCGCTCGCCGCCATGCTGACGGTGCTGCTGGTGCTGGCCGTCTTCGCCGGGGGCCTGTGGTTCGTCGGCCAGCGCGTGGCCGGCGAGGTGCCGCGCCACGCCGAGGAGCTGCAACGCCTCTGGGAGCAGGCGAACGGCTGGATCGACGGGCTGCGCGAGCAATTTCTCGGCGATTCCGGCGGCAACTCCGGCGGCAACTCCGACAACGGCGGCGGCGGGGCGGAGGCGCTGTCCGGCCTCGTCGCCTCGGTGCTGACGGCGGCGCGGGAGGCCGTCTCGACGCTGGTCATCGTCCTGTTCCTCGCCCTGCTGATGCTGGTGGAGGCACCGGTCTGGCGGGAGAAGATCGTGAAGACGCTGGGGCCGGAGCGCTGCGCCACCACCGTCACCGCGGTCGCCGCCATCGCCCAGCAGTTCCGCCGCTTCCTGCTGGTCAGCACGACGCTGGGCCTCATCACCGGGGCGCTCTACATCGGCTGGCTGTCGCTGTTCGGGATCGACTTCCTGTTCCTGTGGGGCTTCCTGGCCTTCCTGCTGAACTACATCCCGGTGATCGGCTCGGTGACGGCGGGGGCGATGCCCGTGCTGATGGCGCTGGCCCAGGGCGGCTCGACCACCGCCCTGATGGTCGCGGGCGGCCTGCTGGTGATCGAGCAGGTGATGGGCAACTTCATCGGGCCGCGGCTGGAGGGCCGGCAGCTCGCCATCTCGCCGCTGGTGATCGTCAGCTCGCTGCTGCTGTGGAGCTGGCTGTGGGGGGCCGCCGGGACCGTGCTGGCGGTGCCGATGACCGTCCTGATCGCCATCGCGCTCAGCCACATCGACGCGCTGCGCCCCTTCGCCTTCGTGCTCAGCGACAAGAGCGACCGCCGCCGCTTCGAGGCGCGCACGCGGCCCGAGTAA
- a CDS encoding HAD family phosphatase encodes MDRINTAFLFDLDGTLIDSVYQHVLAWQEALDHEGIELSVWRIHRKIGMSGGLFANMLLRETGLAISPELLERLRRRHAEAFRGLAGRVRPLPGAQELLSHLTAAGIPWAIATSGRIETARSGLEALGVDPVKVPVVTRDQVKYAKPDPDLFLAAAERLGVPVETAIVVGDSVWDILAARRARALSIGLLSGGYGQDELERAGAFRVYEDPASLLEHLDEVGGRR; translated from the coding sequence ATGGACCGCATCAACACGGCTTTCCTGTTTGACCTCGACGGCACGCTGATCGACAGCGTCTATCAGCATGTGCTGGCCTGGCAGGAGGCGCTGGACCATGAGGGAATCGAGCTGTCGGTCTGGCGCATCCACCGCAAGATCGGCATGAGCGGCGGCCTGTTCGCCAACATGCTGCTGCGCGAGACCGGCCTCGCCATCAGCCCGGAGCTTCTGGAGCGGCTGCGCCGCCGCCACGCCGAGGCGTTCCGCGGGCTGGCCGGGCGCGTCCGCCCGCTGCCCGGCGCGCAGGAGCTGCTGTCCCACCTGACGGCGGCGGGCATCCCCTGGGCCATCGCCACCAGCGGGCGGATCGAGACGGCGCGCTCCGGGCTGGAGGCTCTGGGCGTCGACCCGGTGAAGGTGCCGGTGGTGACTCGCGATCAGGTGAAATACGCCAAGCCCGATCCCGACCTGTTCCTGGCCGCGGCGGAGCGTCTCGGTGTGCCCGTCGAAACGGCCATCGTGGTCGGCGACAGCGTGTGGGACATCCTGGCGGCGCGGCGCGCCCGCGCGCTCAGCATCGGGCTGCTGTCCGGCGGCTACGGGCAGGACGAGCTGGAGCGGGCCGGCGCCTTCCGCGTCTACGAGGACCCGGCCAGCCTGCTGGAGCATCTGGACGAGGTGGGAGGCCGACGCTGA
- a CDS encoding lipid kinase, producing MSADRRRALLIVNGKARQGQRALDDIREEAAKAGVALIRADCREREDIAEAIRAHAGSVDMVIVGGGDGTLNAAAPALADTGLPLAILPMGTANDLARTLGIPLDLREAAKLAVSGPVRRIDLGEVNGVAFFNVASIGLSVELARELTREMKRRWGVFGYAVAAFRVARRMAPFRAEIRINGTRHRVKSVQIGVGNGRHYGGGMTVQENAAPDDGQLDVYSIDLRGWWEWPLLYPDFRRGRHGHWKNVHAWYGQEVEIATRHRRPVNTDGDITTHTPARFRVRPGAVAVIAPPR from the coding sequence CTGAGCGCCGACCGGCGCCGCGCGCTGCTGATCGTCAACGGCAAGGCCCGCCAGGGGCAGCGCGCGCTCGACGACATCCGGGAGGAGGCCGCGAAGGCGGGCGTCGCCCTGATCCGCGCCGACTGCCGCGAGCGCGAGGACATCGCCGAGGCGATCCGCGCCCATGCCGGCTCCGTGGACATGGTGATCGTCGGCGGCGGCGACGGCACGCTGAACGCCGCGGCCCCGGCGCTGGCCGACACCGGCCTGCCGCTCGCCATCCTGCCGATGGGCACGGCGAACGATCTGGCGCGCACGCTGGGCATCCCGCTGGACCTGCGGGAGGCGGCGAAGCTCGCCGTCAGCGGTCCGGTGCGCCGGATCGACCTGGGCGAGGTCAACGGCGTGGCCTTCTTCAACGTCGCCAGCATCGGCCTGAGCGTCGAGCTGGCCCGTGAGCTGACGCGCGAGATGAAGCGGCGCTGGGGCGTGTTCGGCTACGCCGTGGCGGCCTTCCGCGTGGCGCGGCGCATGGCGCCGTTCCGCGCCGAGATCCGCATCAACGGGACGCGGCACCGCGTCAAGTCGGTGCAGATCGGCGTCGGCAACGGGCGCCATTACGGCGGCGGCATGACCGTGCAGGAGAACGCCGCCCCCGACGACGGGCAATTGGACGTCTACAGCATCGACCTGCGCGGCTGGTGGGAGTGGCCCCTGCTGTACCCGGACTTCCGGCGCGGGCGGCACGGGCACTGGAAGAACGTCCACGCCTGGTACGGGCAGGAGGTGGAGATCGCCACCCGCCACCGCCGTCCGGTGAACACGGACGGCGACATCACCACCCACACCCCGGCGCGCTTCCGCGTGCGGCCGGGCGCCGTCGCGGTGATCGCGCCGCCGCGGTAG
- the kduD gene encoding 2-dehydro-3-deoxy-D-gluconate 5-dehydrogenase KduD has product MAQAHPFDLTGKVALVTGAHTGIGQGIALALAQAGADIAAVDIIPLDETRSLVEATGRRFHAMKADLTSIAPVQGLVEEAVATLGGLDILVNNAGMIRRADAVDFTEADWDLVMNINIKTVFFLCQAFGRYAIGQGRKGKIINIASMLSFQGGIRVPSYTASKSGVAGITRLLANEWAGKGINVNAIAPGYVATNNTAAIRADEQRSAEILGRIPAGRWSVPSDMGGPAVFLASDASDYVHGTVLPVDGGWLAR; this is encoded by the coding sequence ATGGCTCAGGCACATCCCTTCGATCTCACCGGCAAGGTCGCCCTGGTGACCGGCGCCCACACCGGCATCGGCCAGGGCATCGCCCTGGCGCTGGCCCAGGCCGGCGCCGACATCGCCGCGGTGGACATCATCCCCCTGGACGAGACCAGGAGCCTCGTCGAGGCCACCGGCCGCCGCTTCCACGCCATGAAGGCCGACCTGACCAGCATCGCCCCGGTGCAGGGTCTGGTGGAGGAGGCGGTGGCCACGCTCGGCGGGCTGGACATCCTGGTCAACAACGCCGGGATGATCCGCCGCGCCGACGCCGTGGACTTCACCGAGGCCGACTGGGACCTCGTGATGAACATCAACATCAAGACGGTCTTCTTCCTCTGCCAGGCCTTCGGCCGCTACGCCATCGGCCAGGGCCGCAAGGGCAAGATCATCAACATCGCCTCCATGCTGTCCTTCCAGGGCGGCATCCGGGTGCCCTCCTACACCGCCTCCAAGAGCGGCGTGGCCGGCATCACCCGCCTGCTCGCCAACGAATGGGCGGGCAAGGGCATCAACGTGAACGCCATCGCGCCGGGCTACGTCGCCACCAACAACACGGCGGCGATCCGCGCCGACGAGCAGCGCAGCGCGGAGATCCTCGGCCGCATCCCGGCGGGCCGGTGGAGCGTTCCCTCCGACATGGGCGGCCCGGCGGTGTTCCTGGCCTCCGACGCGTCGGACTACGTCCATGGCACCGTCCTGCCGGTGGACGGCGGCTGGCTCGCCCGCTGA
- the kduI gene encoding 5-dehydro-4-deoxy-D-glucuronate isomerase, whose translation MKITVRHASHQDDVRNYDTTKLRDHFLVPSIFEADDIVLTYSHIDRFVVGGAMPVSGPLKLESAKAIGSANFLDRRELGAVNVGGPGRITVDGAVFELAPRDCLYITMGSLDVRFESLDPANPAKFYLNSAPAHARFETMKISIEQAKAVHMGDPAQSNERTIYQMIHPDVCRTAQLVLGMTVLKPNNMWNTMPCHTHDRRCEVYFYFDLPEPARVFHFMGEPSETRHIVVANEQAVISPSWSIHSGVGTRNYTFIWAMAGDNQDFTDMDFIPMEDLR comes from the coding sequence ATGAAGATCACCGTCCGGCACGCGTCACACCAGGATGACGTCCGCAACTACGACACCACCAAGCTGCGCGACCATTTCCTCGTCCCGTCCATCTTCGAGGCGGACGACATCGTCCTGACCTACAGCCACATCGACCGCTTCGTGGTCGGCGGCGCCATGCCGGTGTCCGGCCCGCTGAAGCTGGAATCGGCCAAGGCCATCGGCTCGGCCAACTTCCTCGACCGGCGCGAGCTGGGCGCGGTCAACGTCGGCGGCCCCGGCCGCATCACGGTGGACGGCGCGGTGTTCGAGCTGGCCCCGCGCGACTGCCTCTACATCACCATGGGCAGCCTGGACGTCCGTTTCGAGAGCCTGGACCCGGCCAACCCGGCGAAGTTCTACCTGAACAGCGCCCCGGCCCACGCCCGCTTCGAGACGATGAAGATCTCCATCGAGCAGGCCAAGGCCGTGCACATGGGCGATCCGGCCCAGTCGAACGAGCGCACCATCTACCAGATGATCCACCCGGACGTCTGCCGCACCGCGCAGCTCGTGCTCGGCATGACCGTGCTGAAGCCGAACAACATGTGGAACACGATGCCGTGCCACACGCACGACCGCCGCTGCGAGGTCTATTTCTACTTCGACCTGCCGGAGCCGGCCCGCGTCTTCCACTTCATGGGCGAGCCCAGCGAGACGCGCCACATCGTCGTCGCCAACGAGCAGGCGGTGATCTCGCCGAGCTGGTCGATCCACTCCGGCGTCGGCACCCGCAACTACACCTTCATCTGGGCCATGGCCGGCGACAACCAGGACTTCACCGACATGGACTTCATCCCCATGGAAGACCTGCGCTGA
- a CDS encoding GntR family transcriptional regulator, with translation MDMPTTPTPDASNDRTVAQRSAVKPSRGPARGASTMAAIHRSLRAEIVEMRRNPGEPIVEKHIAEAFGVSRTPVREALQRLADEGLIEIFPQVGTFVARIPVNALPEAIIIRTSLEGTAVRYAAQRATGSQIAGLRANLLLQQETVEDGDLNAFHEADERFHALIAEIAGYPGLWSMAQQVKVQVDRYRRLTLPEPGRLTHVLAEHAAIVDAIADADPALAADRMAVHLDGLLTSIPQAQGANPFFFTGP, from the coding sequence ATGGACATGCCGACCACCCCGACGCCCGACGCCAGCAACGACCGCACCGTCGCCCAGCGGAGCGCGGTGAAGCCCTCCCGCGGGCCGGCGCGGGGCGCCTCGACCATGGCGGCGATCCACCGGTCGCTGCGCGCGGAGATCGTGGAGATGCGCCGCAATCCGGGCGAGCCGATCGTCGAGAAGCACATCGCCGAAGCCTTCGGCGTCAGCCGCACCCCGGTGCGCGAGGCGCTGCAACGGCTGGCCGACGAGGGGCTGATCGAGATCTTCCCGCAGGTCGGCACCTTCGTCGCCCGCATCCCGGTCAACGCCCTGCCCGAGGCCATCATCATCCGCACCTCGCTGGAGGGCACCGCCGTCCGTTACGCGGCGCAGCGCGCCACCGGCAGCCAGATCGCCGGCCTGCGCGCCAACCTGCTGCTCCAGCAGGAGACGGTGGAGGACGGCGACCTAAACGCCTTCCACGAGGCCGACGAGCGGTTCCACGCCCTGATCGCCGAGATCGCCGGCTATCCCGGCCTGTGGAGCATGGCGCAGCAGGTCAAGGTGCAGGTCGACCGCTACCGCCGCCTGACCCTGCCGGAGCCGGGGCGCCTCACCCATGTGCTGGCCGAGCACGCGGCGATCGTGGACGCCATCGCCGACGCCGACCCGGCGCTCGCCGCCGACCGCATGGCCGTCCACCTCGACGGCCTGCTGACCTCCATCCCCCAGGCCCAGGGGGCGAACCCGTTCTTCTTCACTGGTCCCTGA
- the kdgT gene encoding 2-keto-3-deoxygluconate transporter, giving the protein MNIKSRIDRIPGGMMILPLFLGACLNTFAPNTGKFFGSFTNGLITGTLPILSVWFFCIGASISLKATPLVLRKSGVLVSVKILTAATMGIVASWFIPHEGVSSGFFTGLSVLAIIAAMNDTNGGMYMALMQQYGTKEESGAFCLMCLESGPFMTMATLGLAGLAAFPWQTMVGALLPFLIGFALGNLDQEFRKFFGQAVPVMVPFFAFALGNNLNFAVILNTGLLGIVLGLSVIAITGFTLVVADLLLAKGNGTAGIGAASTAGAAVTVPPIIASIEPSFAPSAPAATALVATSVVVTSLLTPILTAWWARRFGVLSPRYLAAQKAAQENTEAQALPAQPAPAE; this is encoded by the coding sequence ATGAACATCAAATCCCGGATCGACCGCATTCCCGGCGGCATGATGATCCTGCCCCTGTTCCTCGGCGCCTGCCTGAACACCTTCGCGCCGAACACGGGCAAGTTCTTCGGGTCCTTCACCAACGGCCTGATCACCGGCACCCTGCCGATCCTGTCCGTCTGGTTCTTCTGCATCGGCGCCAGCATCAGCCTGAAGGCCACCCCGCTGGTCCTGCGCAAGAGCGGCGTGCTCGTCTCCGTGAAGATCCTCACCGCCGCCACCATGGGCATCGTCGCCTCCTGGTTCATCCCGCACGAGGGCGTCAGCTCGGGCTTCTTCACCGGCCTGTCGGTTCTGGCGATCATCGCCGCCATGAACGACACCAACGGCGGCATGTACATGGCGCTGATGCAGCAGTACGGCACCAAGGAGGAATCCGGCGCCTTCTGCCTGATGTGCCTGGAATCCGGCCCCTTCATGACGATGGCGACGCTGGGTCTGGCCGGTCTGGCCGCCTTCCCCTGGCAGACCATGGTCGGCGCCCTGCTGCCTTTCCTGATCGGCTTCGCGCTCGGCAACCTCGACCAGGAGTTCCGCAAGTTCTTCGGCCAAGCCGTGCCGGTGATGGTGCCCTTCTTCGCCTTCGCGCTCGGCAACAACCTGAACTTCGCGGTCATCCTGAACACCGGCCTGCTCGGCATCGTGCTGGGCCTCTCGGTCATCGCCATCACCGGCTTCACGCTGGTCGTCGCCGACCTCCTGCTGGCCAAGGGCAACGGCACCGCCGGCATCGGCGCCGCCTCCACCGCCGGAGCCGCCGTGACGGTCCCGCCGATCATCGCCTCCATCGAGCCGAGCTTCGCGCCGAGCGCCCCGGCCGCCACCGCCCTGGTCGCCACCAGCGTCGTCGTCACCTCGCTGCTCACCCCGATCCTGACCGCCTGGTGGGCCCGCCGGTTCGGCGTCCTCTCCCCGCGCTATCTGGCCGCCCAGAAGGCCGCCCAAGAGAACACCGAAGCGCAGGCCCTTCCGGCCCAGCCCGCCCCCGCCGAGTGA